In Rhinoraja longicauda isolate Sanriku21f chromosome 6, sRhiLon1.1, whole genome shotgun sequence, the following proteins share a genomic window:
- the LOC144594959 gene encoding protein phosphatase 1 regulatory subunit 27-like, protein MKYYSRRSGFASPPARGLKTTRAVHFSNDIVFQDHIRQGDLEQVGRFIRASKVKLDTLYLSGMAALHEAVLSGSLDCVKLLLKYGAEVDQRDENGWTPLHIACSDGHADIARYLLSQGARVDAVNDDGAMPRDLIDPDDIELRVLFEPRGSV, encoded by the exons ATGAAGTATTACTCCCGCCGGTCCGGGTTCGCCTCGCCCCCCGCCCGTGGTCTGAAGACCACCCGCGCCGTCCATTTCTCCAACGACATCGTCTTCCAGGATCACATTCGCCAGGGAGACCTGGAGCAGGTGGGACGGTTCATCCGAGCGAGCAAGGTGAAGCTGGACACCCTCTACCTCTCGG ggatggcggcaCTACACGAGGCCGTGTTGTCGGGAAGCCTGGACTGCGTGAAGCTGCTGCTCAAGTACGGGGCGGAGGTTGATCAGAGGGACGAGAATGGCTGGACCCCCCTACACATCGCCTGCAGCGACGGGCACGCCGACATCgccag gTATCTGCTCTCCCAGGGAGCTCGAGTGGATGCGGTCAACGATGACGGGGCGATGCCCAGGGACCTCATTGACCCGGACGACATCGAGCTTCGGGTGCTGTTTGAGCCTCGAGGGTCCGTCTGA